The following proteins are co-located in the Phocoena phocoena chromosome 1, mPhoPho1.1, whole genome shotgun sequence genome:
- the LOC136126974 gene encoding POU domain, class 5, transcription factor 1-like, with product MCKLRPLLQKWVEEADNNENLQEICKAETLVQARKRKRMSIENRVRGNLESMFLQCPKPTLQQISHITQQLGLEKDVVRVWFCNRRQKGKRSSSDCSQREDFEAAGSPFSGGPVSFPLAPGPHFGTPGYGGPHFTTLYSSVPFPEGEAFPSVSVTTLGSPMHSN from the exons ATGTGTAAGCTGCGGCCCCTGCTGCAGAAGTGGGTGGAGGAAGCTGACAACAATGAGAATCTGCAGGAGATATGCAAGGCAGAGACCCTTGTGCAGGCCCGGAAGAGAAAGCGGATGAGTATTGAGAACCGAGTGAGAGGCAACCTGGAGAGCATGTTCCTGCAGTGCCCAAAGCCCACCCTGCAGCAGATCAGCCACATCACTCAGCAGCTCGGGCTTGAGAAGGAT GTGGTCCGAGTGTGGTTCTGCAACCGTCGCCAGAAGGGCAAACGATCAAGCAGTGACTGTTCGCAACGAGAGGATTTTGAGGCTGCTGGGTCTCCCTTCTCAGGGGGACCAGTATCCTTTCCTCTGGCGCCAGGGCCCCATTTCGGTACCCCAGGCTATGGGGGTCCTCATTTCACTACGCTGTACTCCTCAGTCCCATTTCCTGAGGGTGAGGCCTTTCCCTCGGTGTCTGTCACCACTCTGGGCTCCCCCATGCATTCAAACTGA